Proteins found in one Triticum dicoccoides isolate Atlit2015 ecotype Zavitan unplaced genomic scaffold, WEW_v2.0 scaffold138438, whole genome shotgun sequence genomic segment:
- the LOC119343721 gene encoding auxin-responsive protein SAUR36-like translates to MIHPKKLAQLAKKCQRMLAAGAGARRRHASDTADNECCSTASSVAADEGHCMMYTTDGARLEVRLAYLGTTVFAELLRMSEEEFGFASGGDGGRIMLPCDATVMEYVLCLVRREASKEVEKAFLSSIAGHCHIYNASCMVPSMGITRQFAL, encoded by the coding sequence ATGATCCATCCAAAGAAGCTTGCTCAGCTCGCCAAGAAGTGCCAACGGATGTTGGCAGCCGGAGCCGGTGCCCGCCGTCGGCATGCCTCAGACACGGCCGATAATGAATGCTGCAGTACAGCATCATCTGTGGCTGCTGATGAGGGCCACTGCATGATGTACACCACCGATGGAGCACGCTTAGAGGTCCGTCTGGCGTACCTCGGGACGACGGTGTTCGCTGAGCTCCTGAGGATGTCCGAGGAGGAGTTTGGCTTCGCGAGTGGCGGCGACGGAGGCAGGATCATGCTGCCCTGCGACGCCACGGTGATGGAGTACGTCTTGTGCCTGGTCAGGAGAGAGGCCTCCAAGGAGGTCGAGAAGGCATTCTTGAGCTCCATTGCTGGGCACTGTCACATCTACAATGCTAGTTGCATGGTCCCATCAATGGGAATCACCCGGCAGTTTGCTCTTT